From a single Phaenicophaeus curvirostris isolate KB17595 chromosome 8, BPBGC_Pcur_1.0, whole genome shotgun sequence genomic region:
- the LOC138723343 gene encoding cell division cycle protein 20 homolog — protein MDWNPSRAPKDPSWDNQDPSRDTQDPSKATSTHRTSKQPPRTPGKRGSKMQRSQTTARPDRYIPSRRALRMEVAKFLLSQEQDPALVSPTKKARQKAWAVRLNGFDVEEAKILSLSGKAPSPAAGFQNNVTALCGHEVMPGCGRRKGRYIPCAPEGVLDAPDIRDDYYLNLLDWSSQNLLALALDTTVYLWHHVSGEIINLMETEHVADYVSSVSWGNGGSCLAVGLSNGEVQLWDVERRKRVRTLSSHVSRVGCLSWNSYILSSGARSGCIQHHDVRVAQHQVATLAGHTREVCGLKWSPNGRFLASGGDDHVVNIWPSSQGGRGGFAPAQSFRQHQGAVKAVAWCPWQPSVLATGGGGGDKRIRLWNVSSGTCLGNIDARSQVCSIVWSTTYKELISGHGSAKNQLVIWKYPAMSKVTELQGHTARVLSMALSPDGETVASAAADETLRLWRCFAVDPIRKKEREKADIVQSSFIRQAIR, from the exons ATGGACTGG AATCCCTCACGAGCCCCGAAGGACCCCTCCTGGGacaaccaggacccctctagagacacccaggatccctctaaagccaccagcacccacaggacATCTAAACAGCCAcccaggaccc CAGGTAAACGAGGATCCAAAATGCAGAGGAGCCAAACGACCGCTCGGCCAGATCGCTACATTCCCAGCCGTCGCGCTCTGAGGATGGAGGTGGCCAAGTTCCTCCTgagccaagagcaggaccctgcCTTGGTGTCACCCACCAAGAAG GCGCGCCAGAAAGCCTGGGCAGTGAGGCTGAACGGCTTCGATGTGGAAGAGGCAAAGATCCTGAGCCTCAGTGGAAAGGCTCCGAGCCCTGCGGCAG GCTTTCAGAACAACGTCACAGCGCTCTGCGGGCACGAGGTGATGCCTGGGTGCggcaggaggaagggcagaTACATTCCCTGCGCGCCAGAGGGGGTCCTGGATGCCCCAGACATCCGTGATGACTATT ATCTGAATCTCCTGGACTGGAGCTCTCAAAACCTCCTGGCGCTGGCTCTGGACACCACTGTCTACCTGTGGCACCACGTCTCTGGGGAGATCATCAACCTCATGGAGACGGAGCACGTAGCTGATTacgtttcgtctgtgtcgtggGGTAACGgaggcagctgcctggctgttggCTTGAGCAACGGTGAGGTCCAG CTGTGGGACGTGGAGCGTCGGAAACGTGTCCGCACGCTGAGCAGCCACGTGTCCCGTGTCGGGTGTCTCAGCTGGAACAGCTACATCCTGTCCAG CGGGGCTCGCAGCGGCTGCATCCAGCACCACGACGTCAGAGTCGCTCAGCACCAGGTGGCCACGCTTGCTGGTCACACGCGGGAGGTGTGTGGCCTCAAGTGGTCTCCAAACGGCCGCTTCCTCGCCAGTGGTGGTGACGACCACGTGGTGAACATCTGGCCGAGCAGCCAGGGGGGCCGTGGAGGATTTGCTCCAGCGCAGAGCTTCCGTCAGCACCAGGGTGCTGTCAAG GCTGTGGCGTGGTGTCCGTGGCAGCCCAGCGTTCTGGCCACCGGAGGCGGAGGCGGCGACAAACGCATCCGCCTCTGGAACGTGTCTTCTGGCACCTGCCTGGGCAATATCGATGCCCGCTCCCAG GTCTGTTCCATCGTGTGGTCAACCACCTACAAGGAGCTCATTTCGGGCCACGGCTCCGCAAAGAATCAGCTGGTGATCTGGAAGTATCCAGCCATGTCCAAGGTCACTGAGCTGCAAG GTCACACGGCGAGAGTCTTGAGCATGGCTCTGAGCCCCGATGGCGAAACAGTGGCCTCGGCTGCTGCGGATGAAACGCTGCGACTCTGGCGCTGCTTTGCGGTGGATCCCatcaggaagaaggagagagagaaggcagacaTAGTCCAGAGCAGCTTCATTCGCCAGGCCATACGATGA